In Chthoniobacterales bacterium, the sequence CCCTCGCCTTCAGTCGAGCGGCCGCACTTGTATGGCCCCGCCGGATCACGAACCATCACACCCTCGTAACCCTCGGCCAGGAATTTCTCCTCAAACTTGGCCAATTCGTCGGCGTCCTTGATCTCGACCGGCAGCACTTTGGCCATGCGCTCCCACTCGGGCAGGCGTTCCAGCTCCCGCACGCGGCACGCATACGGAACATCCGTGTCCTCGCTCACGTAATCGAACACGTGGAACACGAAGTCCGGCTCGCCATCGCGGGACCCGATCGCACTCGTGGTCTGCGAGAACGTGCCGCCGCGCAGCATCAGCTCCCCGTCCACCCCGTCGGGCAGATTGGCTTCAATCCACTCACGGGCAAACTTGTTGCTGATCGGCTTGAACGATCTCGTCAGCGCTTGCCCGTCGATCTTGAGGCAACGGATGCCATCCAGCTTCGGCGTGGCCAAGACCGGAAAGCTCAAGCCCTCGGGGCACTCGCACTTGCCGGCCAACATCGGTTTCCTGATGGCGCTCACTGGGCCACCTCCTCGCCGACGCTCTTGCCCTCGGACTCCACAAACGCCCGGATCGCCTCGATGTGCTCGAGGATCATCTTCGCCTTGCCCAGTCCGAACTGGAACGGCCACCGCGATCCCGCATTGAGCACGATCAGCGGCTGCCCCTTGTATTCCGACACGACGGCGGGTTGATTCGCGTTCATGTCAGGCAGCCGCGACGATGCGGCCCATCAGCGTGTTGAGGTTGAACTTGCGCAAGCCGCGGCTTTCCACGTCCCAGACCGTGATCAGTCCGCGCTTGCCCAGATTGGCGGCAGCGGTCGTAAAGCGCATCGTGCGGGCTTCGCCCGAGGCTTTGATGAACGTGCCGATGTATTCACTGCGTTTGGTGCTGTTTTTCATAACCCCCTTGGCCTCTCGCAGGGGGCTCACCAAATCCATCAGTTTTGGCGCACCATATTTTTCACCATTTTTCGGACGAGCTTCTTGTTGGCATGGTTTTTGGCACGAAGCCCGCGGGTGCCCGTTTCCTCGTTTATCGGCCGTGGGAACTCACGAGCCACGGGGAGCCATAAGAAGCGTTTTGCGCGGGTGGTATGGAGGTAGCCGCGAGCGGCCACGGGTCACTCGTCGTCGCGGTTATCCACGTGCCGGCTGATCAGCCCTTGGGCAAGCTCGCTCGGGGACACACCACGCTCCTCGGCCAACTCGAACAGCTTACCGGCCAGATCATCGGGCAAATCGTTCAAAATCACGGTGTGGTTCTTGTCCCCTGATAGCGGATTGGTCATATTGCCAATTCACCTGCTTGAGCCAGACCGCTGCAACACCGGAACGTGTCATAACGCAATCAGCCCCGAAAAGGGGCGGTCTGGCCGTTTCCCTGTCGGCCAAAACAGTGGCCATTGCCACCAAGCGGGCACGGGCTAAAGGAATCTCGCTTGAGGCCTACCTCCTCCATGTGCTGGAGCGAGCGGTCGAAGCTGAGCGCAAGGCTCCGTAGCTCGCCATTTTGACATCCCGCGCGGGGGCGACCCATGAAATCGCTCGTCGCAAAAATCCTCGGGATCACCAACTCCATCTGGAACTTCTACGGGCCACTGCTGCGCCAACTGGTCGTCAGCGGCACCGGCGTGCTCCTTCCCATCGCCTTGGACATCGTGCGATCCCTGGCCAACTCCGACCGCACCGGCGGCCAGAAGCGCGAGGAGGCGGTCAAAGCACTCAAGGTTGCCGCGCTTCATCAGGGCGTTTCGGCGACAGAAAGCCTGCTGCGTTGGACCATCGAATCCGCC encodes:
- a CDS encoding ATP-dependent DNA ligase is translated as MSAIRKPMLAGKCECPEGLSFPVLATPKLDGIRCLKIDGQALTRSFKPISNKFAREWIEANLPDGVDGELMLRGGTFSQTTSAIGSRDGEPDFVFHVFDYVSEDTDVPYACRVRELERLPEWERMAKVLPVEIKDADELAKFEEKFLAEGYEGVMVRDPAGPYKCGRSTEGEGWLLKIKRFADAEAEVLEPYEGMSNQNEAERDAFGRTKRSLSKAGMVGRGELGGFIVRALDTGVEFRLGYNHVLGGIDRVSLWRRKEALVGRLVKFRHQPSGAKEAPRFPKFVGFREAWDL